CGGTCTGAACGGCTCAGACGGGCGACGGCGAGGACGCGTCGGGGATGAGGAGCGCAGCGGCGGCCGAACCGTCGGCGGGCACCACGTGGATCGACGCGAGCTGGGCGTCCTTCGGCACGGCGGCGAACGCGAGCCGGTCGTCGTCCAACCAGGTGGCCTGGTCGTCGACGCCGGCCGTGCCGGGCAGCCTGCGCTCCTCGCCGGTCGCCAGGTCCAGCACGGCCAGCTCCCACGGGCCCAGCCGGCCGATGCGCTTCTTGTAGGCGACCTTCGTGCCGTCCGGCGAGAGCGACGGGCACTCGGCGTCGCGCCGCAGCGACTCCACCCGGCGCTCCACCAGGTCGCCCTTCACCAGCCAGGTGTACCCGCCCGAGGCCAGGGTCGCGTAGAACGTGCGGTCGTCGGCGGCCACGGTCAGGCCCCAGTAGTTCACGTCCTGCGCGGTGTGCGGCCGGCCCTCCACGGTCGCCGTGAAGTGCTCCAGGGACTCCACGGCTTCACCGGTGCGCAGGTCCAGGAAGCCGGTGCGGGTGGAGAACCCGCCGGGCACCGAGTAGGAGTCGCCGGTGACGAAAGACGTCCAGCCGACCACCTGGCCGGAGGCCGACACCTTGGCCCGGCTCGGCACGCCGGGCAGCGGCACGGACTTCAGCACCGCGCCGTCGCGGGACACCTCGGCGGCGTACGTCGGACCCGGGCCGGACAGCCGCAGGCACACCGTCGTGCCGCCCGCCCGGTACACCCGCTGGCACTCCAGCGGGGTCGCGCTGCGGGCCGCCGGATCGGCCAGCCGGACCTGCTCGACCCGGCCGCGGCCGTCGGCCAGCTCCACGAACATCAGGTCACCGTCGACCGAAGCGACCGGGACGGGTGATGGGTCGCGCGCTACCGACGCCACGTACACCACCGCGGCTCCGACGACCAGTACGATGGCCGCGACGGCGAACACCACGCGCCGGAAGCCCAAGTCCATCACCACCTGTAACGACTAGGCGCGAGTCGGCCGATTTCAGAGTAACAAGACCCTGCGCGCACGCACGCGGGGTAAACGTGGATCGGGGAGCGGATGGACTTCTGGGGCGCCGTGCGAACGCTGCGCAGGCGGTGGTACATCGCCCTGCCCGCGGCGGTCACGGCGGTCGCCGTCGCCGC
This genomic window from Saccharothrix sp. HUAS TT1 contains:
- a CDS encoding TolB family protein; its protein translation is MDLGFRRVVFAVAAIVLVVGAAVVYVASVARDPSPVPVASVDGDLMFVELADGRGRVEQVRLADPAARSATPLECQRVYRAGGTTVCLRLSGPGPTYAAEVSRDGAVLKSVPLPGVPSRAKVSASGQVVGWTSFVTGDSYSVPGGFSTRTGFLDLRTGEAVESLEHFTATVEGRPHTAQDVNYWGLTVAADDRTFYATLASGGYTWLVKGDLVERRVESLRRDAECPSLSPDGTKVAYKKRIGRLGPWELAVLDLATGEERRLPGTAGVDDQATWLDDDRLAFAAVPKDAQLASIHVVPADGSAAAALLIPDASSPSPV